One segment of Clostridium ljungdahlii DSM 13528 DNA contains the following:
- the rpsH gene encoding 30S ribosomal protein S8: protein MVMTDPIADLLTRIRNANIVRHEIVEVPSSTIKKALLNIMLQEGYIKNVEEYTDGSVNMIRLSMKYGKDKERVITGLKRISKPGLRVYCRKEEIPKVLNGLGVAVISTSKGIVTDRDARKLGVGGEVLCYIW from the coding sequence ATGGTAATGACTGATCCTATAGCAGATTTGCTTACTCGTATAAGAAACGCAAATATTGTTAGACATGAAATAGTAGAAGTACCTTCTTCAACTATTAAGAAGGCACTATTAAATATAATGCTTCAAGAAGGATATATAAAGAATGTAGAGGAATATACAGATGGTTCTGTAAATATGATAAGACTTTCAATGAAGTATGGTAAAGATAAAGAAAGGGTTATAACAGGACTCAAGAGAATATCTAAACCTGGATTAAGAGTTTATTGTAGAAAAGAAGAAATTCCTAAGGTTTTAAATGGACTTGGAGTTGCAGTAATATCAACATCTAAAGGAATTGTTACAGATAGAGACGCAAGAAAATTAGGAGTAGGTGGAGAAGTACTTTGCTACATATGGTAG
- a CDS encoding type Z 30S ribosomal protein S14, translating into MARKALIEKWKKEPKYPTRAYTRCRICGRPHAVLKKYGICRICFRELAYKGEIPGCRKASW; encoded by the coding sequence GTGGCACGTAAAGCTTTGATAGAAAAGTGGAAAAAAGAACCTAAATATCCAACAAGGGCTTACACAAGATGTAGAATATGTGGAAGACCTCATGCTGTATTAAAAAAATATGGTATATGTCGTATATGCTTTAGAGAACTTGCGTATAAGGGTGAAATACCTGGCTGCAGAAAAGCAAGTTGGTAA
- the secY gene encoding preprotein translocase subunit SecY — protein sequence MLSTLRNAWKVPELRKRLLFTLFMIIIFRMGNFIPVPGIDTTKLSSLTSNGSLFGFYDLLAGGAFSRFSIFAMGVIPFINSSIIFQLLTVALPRLEQLSKEGEEGRKKIQEYTRYASVPLGVIQGITIYVIINRAGALANPSDKFNIFMIIFTVTVASTFLMWFGDQITEHGIGNGISLIIFINIISRFPSAVSGIFKMQQVETVNFVEVIGLAAVIFLLFLGVVISSLSERRIPIQYAGKTNAGRMYKGQSTNIPINVNGAAVIGIIFAISVMQFPMTIGQFWPDSAFNKFITGSVYSPFKESNWTYLVLYFLLTIFFTWFYTEVTMKPEEMAENMNKSSGFIPGIRPGEPTAVFIERVLARVSVLGGAFAGIIAISPIVAETYTSFKGIYFGGTGLLIIVNVAIETIRQLQSQLVMRHYHGFLN from the coding sequence GTGCTATCAACCTTGCGTAATGCTTGGAAAGTTCCTGAACTAAGGAAAAGATTGCTATTTACTTTATTTATGATAATAATTTTTAGAATGGGAAATTTTATTCCTGTTCCAGGAATTGACACTACAAAGTTAAGTAGTTTAACTAGCAATGGCTCGTTGTTTGGCTTTTATGATCTTCTAGCAGGAGGAGCATTTAGCAGATTTAGTATATTTGCTATGGGAGTTATTCCATTTATCAATTCCTCCATCATATTCCAACTTCTTACAGTCGCTTTGCCTCGTTTAGAGCAATTATCTAAAGAAGGAGAAGAAGGTAGAAAGAAGATACAGGAATACACTAGATATGCTTCAGTACCACTAGGTGTAATTCAAGGAATAACCATATATGTTATTATAAATAGAGCAGGTGCACTTGCAAATCCATCTGATAAATTCAATATATTTATGATAATATTTACTGTGACTGTAGCGTCAACTTTTCTCATGTGGTTTGGTGACCAGATTACTGAGCATGGTATTGGAAATGGAATATCTCTTATAATATTTATAAACATTATTTCGAGATTTCCTTCTGCAGTATCTGGAATTTTCAAAATGCAACAAGTTGAAACTGTTAACTTTGTGGAAGTAATAGGACTTGCAGCAGTTATATTCTTGCTATTTTTAGGAGTTGTAATTTCAAGTTTATCTGAAAGAAGAATCCCTATACAGTATGCAGGGAAAACAAATGCAGGAAGAATGTATAAAGGGCAATCCACTAATATTCCAATCAATGTAAATGGAGCAGCTGTTATTGGAATCATATTTGCCATATCAGTTATGCAGTTTCCAATGACTATAGGGCAATTTTGGCCGGACTCAGCTTTTAACAAGTTTATAACAGGAAGTGTGTATAGTCCATTTAAAGAAAGCAATTGGACATATTTAGTGCTTTATTTCTTGCTTACAATTTTCTTTACATGGTTTTATACCGAAGTTACTATGAAGCCAGAAGAAATGGCCGAGAATATGAATAAGTCTTCAGGATTTATACCTGGCATAAGACCAGGAGAACCTACGGCTGTATTTATTGAAAGAGTTTTAGCCAGAGTGTCAGTATTAGGAGGAGCTTTTGCAGGAATAATAGCAATATCCCCTATAGTAGCAGAAACGTATACTAGTTTTAAAGGCATATATTTTGGCGGAACAGGGCTGTTAATTATAGTAAATGTAGCTATTGAAACCATAAGGCAATTACAATCGCAACTAGTAATGCGTCATTATCATGGATTTTTGAATTGA
- the rplV gene encoding 50S ribosomal protein L22, whose product MEAKAIARYVRMSSMKVGVVLNLVRGKNVNEAFAILKYTPRDAAVVVNKVLKSAVANAENNLDLDKDNLYVSEAYACEGPTLKRFQPHAQGRAFRINKRSSHITLVVKERE is encoded by the coding sequence ATGGAAGCTAAGGCTATAGCTAGATATGTTAGAATGTCTTCAATGAAAGTAGGAGTTGTACTTAATTTAGTTAGAGGTAAAAATGTAAATGAAGCTTTTGCTATATTAAAATATACTCCAAGAGATGCAGCTGTAGTGGTTAATAAAGTTCTTAAATCAGCAGTTGCTAATGCAGAGAATAATTTGGATTTAGATAAGGATAATCTATATGTTTCAGAAGCTTATGCTTGTGAAGGCCCAACATTAAAGAGATTTCAACCACATGCTCAAGGTAGAGCATTTAGAATAAATAAGAGAAGTAGTCATATAACTTTGGTAGTTAAGGAAAGAGAGTAA
- the rplF gene encoding 50S ribosomal protein L6 has protein sequence MSRIGKLPIAIPSGVTFTVTPDNVVTVKGPKGQLVKAMRKDMNIAVEDNSIVVKRNNDEKESRALHGLTRALINNMVIGVTEGYAKTLELVGVGYRAQLQGKKLVLNLGFSHPIEVEAVEGITFETPAPTKVIVKGIDKELVGDVSADIRNWRRPEPYKGKGIKYENEVIRRKEGKTGKK, from the coding sequence ATGTCAAGAATAGGAAAGCTTCCAATAGCTATTCCAAGTGGTGTCACCTTTACAGTAACACCAGACAACGTTGTTACTGTAAAAGGACCTAAAGGCCAACTTGTAAAGGCTATGAGAAAAGATATGAATATTGCTGTTGAGGATAACTCAATAGTAGTTAAAAGAAATAATGATGAAAAAGAATCTAGAGCTCTTCATGGATTGACTAGAGCATTAATAAATAATATGGTTATTGGTGTAACTGAAGGATATGCAAAGACATTAGAATTAGTAGGTGTTGGTTATAGAGCTCAGTTACAAGGAAAAAAGTTAGTTTTAAACTTAGGATTTTCACATCCAATTGAAGTAGAGGCAGTTGAAGGAATAACTTTTGAAACACCTGCACCTACAAAAGTTATAGTAAAAGGTATCGACAAAGAATTAGTAGGCGATGTCTCAGCAGATATAAGAAATTGGAGAAGACCTGAACCTTACAAGGGAAAAGGAATTAAGTATGAAAATGAAGTTATAAGACGTAAAGAAGGAAAAACAGGTAAGAAGTAG
- the rpsD gene encoding 30S ribosomal protein S4 — MARYTGSVCRLCRREGLKLFLKGDRCYTDKCAFSRRGYAPGQHGQRRKKVSNYGLQLREKQKAKRIYGLLEGQFRKYYETADRKKGITGENLLVLLETRLDNVIYRLGYGQSRAEARQLVTHGHFLVNGRKVDIPSFKVSVNDNITVSDKSKSSEKFKTFAENPKTLPSWLEGNVENFQAKVLRQPTREDIDVPVNETLIVELYSK, encoded by the coding sequence ATGGCAAGATATACTGGATCAGTATGCAGACTTTGCAGAAGAGAAGGCTTAAAATTATTCCTTAAAGGGGATAGATGTTATACAGATAAGTGTGCATTTTCAAGAAGAGGATATGCACCAGGACAACATGGTCAAAGAAGAAAAAAAGTATCAAACTATGGTTTACAATTGAGAGAAAAGCAGAAGGCTAAGAGAATATATGGACTATTAGAAGGACAATTTAGAAAATACTATGAAACAGCTGATAGGAAAAAGGGAATAACAGGTGAAAATTTGTTAGTTTTACTTGAAACAAGACTTGACAATGTAATTTATAGATTAGGATATGGACAGTCAAGAGCAGAAGCTAGACAATTGGTAACTCATGGCCATTTTTTAGTTAATGGAAGAAAAGTGGATATACCTTCTTTTAAGGTATCAGTTAATGATAATATAACTGTAAGTGATAAAAGCAAGTCATCAGAGAAATTTAAAACTTTTGCAGAAAACCCAAAAACTTTACCAAGTTGGTTAGAAGGAAATGTAGAAAATTTTCAAGCAAAAGTTCTTAGACAGCCAACAAGAGAGGATATAGATGTTCCTGTTAACGAAACATTAATCGTAGAGTTATACAGCAAGTAG
- the rplX gene encoding 50S ribosomal protein L24, whose protein sequence is MAKVHVRKKDTVMVISGKDKGKTGEVLKVMPKTGKVIVKDVNVVSKHQKPNKQNMQGGIIKKEAPIYSSKVMLYCDKCKSVTRISHKILDDGTKVRVCKKCGETF, encoded by the coding sequence ATGGCAAAGGTACACGTTAGAAAAAAGGATACAGTCATGGTTATATCCGGTAAAGATAAAGGAAAAACAGGAGAAGTTTTAAAGGTTATGCCTAAAACAGGTAAAGTCATTGTTAAAGATGTTAATGTAGTTTCAAAACATCAGAAACCAAATAAGCAAAATATGCAGGGCGGCATAATTAAAAAAGAAGCTCCTATATATAGCTCAAAAGTAATGTTATATTGTGACAAATGTAAAAGTGTAACTAGAATAAGTCACAAAATATTAGATGATGGAACAAAAGTAAGAGTATGTAAAAAGTGCGGAGAAACATTTTAA
- the rpsS gene encoding 30S ribosomal protein S19 translates to MSRSVKKGPYVQEALLKKINELNKNGEKKVVKTWSRSSTIFPQMIGHTIAVHDGRKHVPVYISEDMVGHKLGEFALTRTYRGHVADKTEKTTRVASQK, encoded by the coding sequence ATGAGCAGATCAGTAAAAAAAGGACCTTATGTCCAAGAAGCACTTTTAAAGAAAATAAATGAATTAAATAAAAATGGTGAGAAGAAAGTTGTAAAAACTTGGTCAAGAAGTTCAACGATATTTCCTCAGATGATAGGTCACACTATAGCAGTTCATGATGGAAGAAAGCATGTTCCTGTATATATATCAGAGGATATGGTAGGACACAAATTAGGAGAATTTGCACTAACTAGAACATACAGGGGACACGTTGCAGACAAAACTGAAAAAACAACTCGTGTTGCTTCTCAAAAGTAG
- the rplE gene encoding 50S ribosomal protein L5, whose translation MSSRLQEKYEKEVIPALMDKFKYKNIMQAPKLDKIVINMGVGEAKDNPKVLESAVSDLTLITGQKPVLTRAKKSIANFKIRENMAIGCKVTLRKQYMYEFADKLINIALPRVRDFSGVPDKSFDGRGNYSIGIKEQLIFPEIEYDKIDKVRGMDVIFVTTANTDEEARELLKLLGMPFAQK comes from the coding sequence ATGAGTTCAAGGTTACAAGAGAAATATGAAAAGGAAGTTATTCCTGCTTTAATGGATAAGTTTAAATATAAGAACATAATGCAGGCACCAAAACTTGATAAGATAGTTATAAATATGGGTGTAGGAGAAGCTAAGGATAATCCAAAGGTTTTAGAATCAGCAGTTAGTGACTTAACTTTAATTACAGGACAAAAACCAGTTTTAACTAGAGCAAAAAAATCTATAGCAAACTTTAAAATAAGAGAAAATATGGCTATAGGATGTAAAGTTACTTTAAGAAAACAATATATGTATGAATTTGCAGATAAATTAATTAATATAGCACTACCAAGAGTTAGAGATTTCTCAGGAGTTCCAGATAAGTCTTTCGATGGTAGAGGAAATTATTCCATAGGAATTAAAGAGCAATTAATATTCCCTGAAATAGAATATGATAAGATAGACAAAGTCAGAGGTATGGATGTTATCTTTGTCACTACTGCAAATACTGATGAAGAAGCAAGAGAGTTGCTTAAACTTCTTGGAATGCCATTTGCTCAAAAATAA
- a CDS encoding adenylate kinase: protein MRIILLGPPGAGKGTQAKFISEEYSIPHISTGDIFRKNISEKTPLGVEAKKYLDNGQLVPDEVTINIVKDRLGKDDCKEGFLLDGFPRTVNQAEALDLFLNNKGQKIDTALLIDVPKELILERMTGRRVCPSCGASYHVKFNPTKVEGKCDVCHNDVIQRKDDTESTVKDRLDVYDKQTQPLIGYYKKQKALSIVDGTGEINEVFQRVKESLKSICK, encoded by the coding sequence TTGAGAATAATTTTATTAGGTCCTCCAGGAGCTGGAAAAGGGACTCAAGCTAAATTTATTAGTGAAGAATATTCCATACCTCATATATCAACTGGAGATATTTTTAGAAAAAATATTTCAGAGAAGACTCCACTTGGAGTTGAGGCAAAAAAGTATTTAGATAACGGACAATTAGTACCAGATGAGGTTACTATAAATATAGTTAAAGATAGATTAGGCAAGGATGATTGCAAAGAAGGATTTTTATTAGATGGATTTCCTAGAACCGTAAATCAAGCTGAAGCTCTAGACTTATTTTTAAATAATAAAGGGCAAAAGATAGATACAGCTCTCCTTATAGATGTTCCTAAAGAATTAATTCTTGAAAGAATGACAGGTAGAAGAGTTTGTCCATCTTGCGGCGCAAGTTATCATGTAAAATTTAATCCTACTAAAGTTGAGGGCAAGTGTGATGTGTGTCATAATGATGTTATACAAAGAAAAGATGATACTGAGTCAACTGTTAAAGATAGATTAGATGTATATGATAAGCAAACTCAACCTCTGATTGGGTACTATAAAAAGCAGAAAGCACTTTCTATAGTAGACGGAACTGGAGAAATAAATGAGGTCTTTCAAAGAGTAAAAGAAAGTTTAAAATCTATTTGTAAATAA
- the rpsE gene encoding 30S ribosomal protein S5: protein MRIDPSALNLKEKVVFINRVAKVVKGGRNFRFSALVVVGDENGHVGVGTGKSIEIPEAIRKGIEDAKKNLIEVPIIGTTVPHSIAGQFGTGRVLIMTAPEGTGIIAGGPSRAVLELAGLKDVRAKSVGSNNPRNMVNATIDGLSRLKTAEHIASLRGKTVEEILG from the coding sequence ATGAGAATCGATCCTAGCGCTTTAAATCTTAAAGAGAAGGTTGTATTCATAAACAGAGTTGCTAAGGTTGTTAAAGGTGGTAGAAATTTTAGATTTAGTGCCCTAGTTGTAGTGGGAGATGAAAATGGCCACGTAGGCGTAGGAACTGGAAAATCTATAGAAATACCTGAAGCAATCAGAAAAGGAATAGAAGATGCTAAGAAGAATTTAATCGAAGTTCCAATTATAGGTACAACAGTACCTCATAGTATAGCTGGTCAATTTGGAACAGGAAGAGTACTTATAATGACAGCTCCTGAAGGTACTGGAATTATAGCCGGTGGACCTTCTAGAGCAGTTCTTGAACTTGCAGGATTAAAGGATGTTAGAGCAAAATCAGTTGGTTCTAATAATCCAAGAAATATGGTAAATGCTACTATTGACGGTTTATCAAGATTAAAGACAGCAGAACATATAGCTAGTCTTAGAGGAAAAACTGTCGAAGAGATTTTAGGTTAG
- the rpmD gene encoding 50S ribosomal protein L30 produces MAKLKITLEKSLIGRKKDHIATVNALGLRKIGKVVEHEDNPQIRGMIQKVSYLLKVEEA; encoded by the coding sequence TTGGCTAAACTTAAAATAACTCTAGAAAAGAGTTTAATAGGAAGAAAAAAAGATCATATAGCAACTGTAAATGCTCTTGGATTAAGAAAAATAGGAAAAGTTGTAGAGCATGAGGATAATCCTCAAATCAGAGGAATGATCCAAAAAGTTAGCTATCTTTTAAAGGTAGAAGAGGCATAA
- the rpmJ gene encoding 50S ribosomal protein L36, producing the protein MKVRPSVKPMCEKCKIIKRKGRVMVICENPKHKQKQG; encoded by the coding sequence ATGAAAGTAAGGCCATCAGTTAAGCCTATGTGTGAAAAGTGTAAGATCATAAAGCGAAAAGGAAGAGTAATGGTTATCTGTGAAAATCCTAAGCACAAACAAAAACAAGGCTAA
- the rpsM gene encoding 30S ribosomal protein S13: MARIAGIDLPKEKRVEIGLTYIYGIGLSTSQKILKEAGVNPDTRVKDLTEEEVNSLRNYVKNVTIEGDLRREIALNIKRLIEIGSYRGIRHRRGLPVRGQKTKTNARTRKGPKKMVAGKKKVVGK; this comes from the coding sequence ATGGCAAGAATAGCAGGTATTGACCTACCAAAGGAAAAAAGAGTTGAAATAGGTCTAACTTATATATATGGCATAGGGTTATCAACTTCTCAAAAAATTCTAAAAGAAGCTGGAGTAAATCCAGACACTAGAGTTAAAGACCTAACAGAAGAAGAAGTTAACTCTTTGAGAAATTACGTAAAAAATGTAACAATTGAGGGTGACTTGAGAAGAGAGATTGCTCTTAATATAAAAAGATTGATAGAGATAGGTTCATATAGAGGAATAAGACATAGAAGAGGTCTGCCAGTCAGAGGACAGAAAACAAAGACAAATGCAAGAACAAGAAAAGGACCTAAGAAAATGGTAGCAGGCAAGAAGAAAGTAGTAGGAAAATAA
- the rpmC gene encoding 50S ribosomal protein L29 → MKARELQELRQSSTQDLQAKVQDLKSELFNLRFQLATGQLENPMRIKEVKKSIAQIKTILREEELRSFEQ, encoded by the coding sequence ATGAAGGCTAGAGAATTGCAAGAGTTAAGACAAAGCAGCACTCAAGATTTACAGGCAAAAGTACAAGATCTTAAGTCAGAATTGTTTAATTTGAGATTTCAGTTGGCTACAGGTCAATTAGAAAATCCAATGAGAATAAAGGAAGTCAAAAAATCTATAGCCCAAATTAAAACCATCCTTAGGGAAGAAGAGCTAAGATCATTTGAACAATAG
- the rpsK gene encoding 30S ribosomal protein S11: MAAGKVRKTTKRKKERKNVEHGCAHIRSTFNNSIVTITDAAGNTLSWASAGGLGFRGSRKSTPFAAQMAAETSAKAAMEHGLKSIEVYVKGPGAGREAAIRSLQAAGLEVTLIKDVTPIPHNGCRPPKRRRV; the protein is encoded by the coding sequence ATGGCAGCTGGAAAAGTTAGAAAGACAACTAAGAGAAAAAAAGAAAGAAAAAATGTTGAGCATGGTTGTGCACATATAAGATCAACTTTTAATAATTCTATAGTTACAATTACCGATGCTGCGGGAAATACTTTATCCTGGGCTAGTGCAGGTGGTTTAGGGTTCAGAGGCTCTAGAAAGAGCACACCATTTGCTGCACAAATGGCAGCTGAAACATCAGCTAAAGCAGCTATGGAACATGGATTAAAAAGCATCGAAGTATATGTTAAGGGACCTGGTGCTGGTAGAGAAGCCGCAATAAGGTCATTACAGGCAGCAGGACTTGAAGTTACATTGATCAAAGATGTTACTCCAATTCCACATAATGGATGCAGACCACCAAAAAGAAGAAGAGTTTAG
- the infA gene encoding translation initiation factor IF-1, whose protein sequence is MSKDDVIEIQGTVLEALPNAMFQVELESGHKILAHISGKLRMNFIRILPGDKVTVELSPYDLTRGRITWRAK, encoded by the coding sequence ATGTCAAAAGATGATGTTATTGAAATTCAGGGTACTGTTTTAGAAGCTTTACCAAATGCTATGTTTCAGGTAGAATTAGAAAGCGGACATAAGATATTAGCACATATATCTGGTAAATTAAGAATGAATTTTATAAGAATATTACCAGGTGATAAAGTTACAGTAGAGCTTTCTCCTTACGATTTGACTCGTGGGAGAATAACTTGGAGAGCGAAGTAA
- the rplP gene encoding 50S ribosomal protein L16, whose product MLMPKRVKHRKVQRGRMKGKATRGNFIAYGDYAIQATECAWITANQIEAARIAINRYIKRGGKLWIKIFPDKPITEKPAETRMGSGKGSPEYWVAVVKPGRVLFELSGVPEPVAREAMRLASHKLPIKTKFVTRKDFEEVGGESNEG is encoded by the coding sequence ATGTTAATGCCTAAGAGAGTTAAGCATCGTAAAGTACAACGTGGTAGAATGAAAGGCAAAGCTACAAGAGGTAATTTTATAGCATATGGAGATTACGCTATACAGGCTACAGAATGTGCATGGATAACAGCAAATCAGATAGAAGCAGCCAGAATAGCTATAAATAGATATATCAAAAGGGGAGGAAAACTTTGGATAAAGATTTTCCCAGATAAACCAATTACAGAAAAACCTGCTGAAACACGTATGGGATCAGGTAAAGGATCACCAGAATATTGGGTAGCAGTTGTTAAACCAGGTAGGGTATTATTTGAACTATCAGGTGTTCCTGAACCAGTAGCAAGAGAAGCAATGAGGCTTGCATCACATAAATTGCCTATAAAGACTAAGTTCGTTACAAGAAAAGATTTTGAAGAAGTGGGTGGTGAAAGCAATGAAGGCTAG
- the rpsQ gene encoding 30S ribosomal protein S17, producing MERGYRKTRTGRVISDKMDKTIVVAVETKVRHPLYGKTVNRTTKFKAHDENNEARNNDRVLIMETRPLSKDKRWRLVEIVEKAK from the coding sequence GTGGAAAGAGGATACAGAAAGACAAGAACAGGAAGAGTTATCTCAGATAAAATGGATAAAACTATAGTAGTTGCAGTTGAAACTAAAGTACGTCATCCACTGTACGGAAAAACAGTTAACAGAACTACTAAATTTAAAGCTCATGATGAAAACAATGAAGCAAGGAATAATGATAGAGTATTAATAATGGAAACAAGACCTTTATCAAAGGATAAAAGATGGAGACTTGTGGAAATAGTAGAAAAGGCTAAATAG
- the rpsC gene encoding 30S ribosomal protein S3 — protein MGQKVHPHGLRVGVIKEWDAKWYADKKNFADNIVEDNKIRKFVKEKTAIAGVSKIQIERAAKRVKLNVFTAKPGMIIGKGGQGINALKAEIQKMVTEKTVLINIVEVKQAEADAQLMAENVALQLEKRISFRRAMKQTIQRAMKSGVKGVKTTCSGRLGGAEIARAESYHEGTIPLQTLRADIDYGFAEANTTYGKIGVKVWVYRGEVLPAKKPVENKEEVKA, from the coding sequence ATGGGACAGAAAGTACATCCACATGGCCTAAGAGTTGGTGTTATTAAAGAATGGGATGCTAAATGGTATGCAGATAAGAAAAATTTTGCAGACAATATAGTTGAAGATAATAAAATTAGAAAATTTGTAAAAGAAAAAACTGCTATTGCTGGAGTTTCAAAGATTCAAATTGAAAGAGCAGCAAAAAGAGTTAAGCTAAATGTATTTACAGCAAAACCTGGAATGATAATAGGAAAAGGCGGCCAAGGAATTAATGCTTTAAAAGCTGAAATTCAAAAAATGGTTACTGAAAAAACTGTGCTTATAAACATTGTTGAAGTAAAGCAGGCAGAAGCTGATGCTCAGCTTATGGCAGAAAATGTAGCTTTGCAATTGGAAAAGAGAATTTCCTTTAGAAGAGCTATGAAACAAACAATACAGAGAGCTATGAAGTCTGGCGTTAAGGGTGTTAAGACTACATGTTCAGGAAGACTTGGTGGTGCAGAAATTGCAAGAGCTGAGTCATACCATGAAGGTACAATTCCACTCCAGACATTAAGAGCCGACATAGATTATGGATTTGCAGAAGCAAATACCACATATGGTAAAATAGGTGTAAAAGTATGGGTATATAGAGGAGAAGTGCTCCCTGCTAAAAAACCTGTTGAAAACAAGGAAGAAGTTAAAGCATAG
- the rplN gene encoding 50S ribosomal protein L14 has protein sequence MIQQQTLLKVADNSGAKEIMCIRVLGGSKRKWGNIGDTIVASVKSATPGGVVKKGEVVKAVIVRSVRGLRRADGSYIKFDENAAVIIKDDKQPKGTRIFGPVARELRDKDYTKILSLAPEVL, from the coding sequence ATGATTCAGCAACAGACATTATTGAAAGTTGCAGATAATTCCGGAGCTAAGGAAATTATGTGTATAAGAGTTTTAGGTGGATCCAAGAGAAAATGGGGAAACATCGGTGATACAATAGTTGCTAGCGTTAAAAGTGCAACACCAGGCGGTGTTGTTAAAAAAGGAGAAGTCGTAAAGGCTGTTATCGTCAGATCTGTAAGAGGACTTAGAAGAGCAGACGGTTCATATATAAAGTTTGATGAAAATGCTGCTGTTATAATAAAAGATGATAAGCAACCAAAGGGAACTCGTATCTTCGGACCAGTTGCGAGAGAGCTAAGAGATAAAGATTATACAAAAATATTATCACTAGCGCCTGAAGTTCTATAA
- the rplR gene encoding 50S ribosomal protein L18 produces the protein MFKKDDKKKLRSKRHLRVRRKISGTNERPRLAVYRSAKNIYAQIIDDVKGTTLVSASSVDKDFQGVGSNKEAAKVVGQTIAKKAIEKGIKEVVFDRGGYIYHGRVQNLAEGAREAGLEF, from the coding sequence ATGTTTAAAAAAGATGATAAGAAAAAACTAAGATCAAAGCGTCATCTTAGAGTTCGTAGAAAAATTTCTGGAACAAATGAAAGACCAAGACTTGCAGTATATAGAAGTGCAAAAAATATATATGCTCAAATAATAGATGACGTAAAGGGAACAACTCTAGTTTCTGCTTCAAGTGTAGATAAGGATTTTCAAGGAGTTGGAAGTAATAAAGAAGCAGCAAAAGTTGTTGGTCAGACAATAGCTAAGAAAGCTATTGAAAAAGGAATCAAAGAAGTAGTTTTTGATAGAGGCGGATATATATATCATGGAAGAGTACAGAATCTTGCTGAAGGTGCAAGAGAAGCTGGCTTAGAATTCTAA
- the rplO gene encoding 50S ribosomal protein L15: protein MKLHELKPAEGSRKSPKRLGRGTGSGWGRNAGKGENGQKARSGGGVRIGFEGGQMPLYRRLPKRGFTNIFAKQYYELNVERLNAFEDGTEITPELLLEKKVIKKSKDGLKILGNGELQKKLTVKAAKFTKTAVEKIEAAGGKVEVI, encoded by the coding sequence ATGAAACTTCATGAATTAAAACCAGCAGAAGGATCAAGAAAATCACCAAAAAGACTTGGAAGAGGTACTGGTTCTGGTTGGGGAAGAAATGCTGGAAAAGGTGAAAATGGACAGAAAGCTAGATCCGGTGGTGGAGTAAGAATAGGATTTGAAGGCGGACAGATGCCATTGTATAGAAGACTTCCTAAAAGAGGCTTCACTAATATATTTGCAAAACAATATTATGAATTAAATGTTGAAAGATTAAATGCATTTGAAGATGGAACAGAAATTACTCCAGAATTACTTTTAGAGAAAAAGGTAATTAAAAAGTCTAAAGATGGTTTAAAAATACTTGGGAATGGTGAATTGCAAAAGAAACTCACAGTAAAAGCAGCTAAATTTACTAAAACTGCAGTGGAAAAGATAGAGGCAGCTGGAGGAAAAGTAGAGGTGATATAA